The following proteins come from a genomic window of Enterobacter chengduensis:
- the corA gene encoding magnesium/cobalt transporter CorA, giving the protein MLSAFQLENNRLTRLEAEESQPLIDAVWVDLVEPDDDERLRVQSELGQSLATRPELEDIEASARFFEDEDGLHIHSFFFFEDAEDHAGNSTVAFTIRDGRLFTLRERELPAFRLYRMRARSQAMVDGNAYELLLDLFETKIEQLADEIENIYSDLEKLSRVIMEGHQGDEYDEALSTLAELEDIGWKVRLCLMDTQRALNFLVRKARLPGGQLEQAREILRDIESLLPHNESLFQKVNFLMQAAMGFINIEQNRIIKIFSVVSVVFLPPTLVASSYGMNFEFMPELKWSFGYPGAIIFMILAGLAPYLYFKRRNWL; this is encoded by the coding sequence ATGTTGAGCGCATTTCAACTCGAAAATAACCGACTGACTCGGCTTGAAGCCGAAGAGTCACAGCCCCTCATTGATGCCGTATGGGTGGATCTGGTCGAGCCGGACGACGATGAGCGCCTTCGCGTACAATCTGAGCTGGGGCAAAGCCTGGCAACCCGCCCGGAACTGGAAGACATCGAAGCCTCCGCGCGTTTTTTTGAAGACGAAGACGGCCTGCACATTCACTCCTTCTTCTTCTTTGAAGATGCGGAAGACCACGCGGGCAACTCCACCGTGGCGTTTACCATTCGCGACGGCCGTCTGTTTACCCTGCGCGAGCGCGAACTTCCTGCATTCCGCCTCTACCGCATGCGCGCCCGCAGCCAGGCGATGGTCGACGGCAACGCTTACGAACTGCTGCTCGACCTGTTCGAAACCAAAATTGAACAGCTGGCGGACGAAATTGAAAACATCTATAGCGATCTGGAAAAGCTGAGCCGCGTGATCATGGAAGGCCATCAGGGCGATGAGTACGATGAAGCGCTCTCCACGCTGGCGGAGCTGGAAGATATCGGCTGGAAGGTGCGTTTGTGTCTGATGGATACCCAGCGCGCGCTGAACTTCCTGGTGCGCAAGGCGCGTCTGCCGGGCGGTCAGCTGGAGCAGGCGCGTGAGATCCTGCGCGATATCGAATCCCTGCTGCCGCACAACGAATCCCTGTTCCAGAAGGTGAACTTCCTGATGCAGGCGGCGATGGGCTTTATCAACATCGAGCAGAACCGCATCATCAAGATCTTCTCGGTGGTATCCGTGGTGTTCCTGCCGCCGACGCTGGTGGCATCCAGCTATGGGATGAACTTTGAGTTTATGCCGGAACTGAAGTGGAGTTTTGGCTACCCGGGGGCGATTATCTTTATGATCCTCGCGGGGCTGGCGCCGTATCTGTACTTTAAGCGTCGTAACTGGCTGTAA
- the ysgD gene encoding YsgD/CorL family protein: MAGGGLCEAGNSLTFRKISLFCNNLLALYGEGQLMPFSVPLRVDATVIAGVTCAHDYAKRTFALDTPSRCWLNSLSSRNNS, translated from the coding sequence ATGGCTGGTGGCGGCCTATGCGAAGCTGGAAACAGTCTAACTTTCAGAAAAATATCATTATTTTGTAATAATCTGCTAGCCTTATACGGTGAAGGTCAATTAATGCCCTTCAGCGTTCCGTTGCGTGTTGACGCCACAGTTATAGCTGGCGTAACATGCGCGCACGATTACGCTAAGAGGACATTCGCCTTGGACACACCCAGTAGATGCTGGCTCAATTCCCTGTCATCCAGGAACAACTCCTAA
- the uvrD gene encoding DNA helicase II: MDVSYLLDSLNDKQRDAVAASRTNLLVLAGAGSGKTRVLVHRIAWLQSVENCSPYSIMAVTFTNKAAAEMRHRIAQLMGTSQGGMWVGTFHGLAHRLLRAHHMDANLPQDFQILDSEDQLRLLKRLIKAMNLDEKQWPPRQAMWYINGQKDEGLRPHHIQSFGNPVEQTWQNVYKAYQEACDRAGLVDFAELLLRAHELWLNKPHILQHYRERFTNILVDEFQDTNNIQYAWIRLLAGDTGKVMIVGDDDQSIYGWRGAQVENIQRFLNDFPGAQTIRLEQNYRSTSNILSAANALIENNNGRLGKKLWTDGVDGEPISIYCAFNELDEARFVVNRIKTWQDNGGALEQCAILYRSNAQSRVLEEALLQVGMPYRIYGGMRFFERQEIKDALSYLRLIANRNDDAAFERVVNTPTRGIGDRTLDVVRQASRDRQLTLWQACRELLQEKALAGRAASALQRFLELIDALAQETVDMPLHVQTDRVIKDSGLRTMYEQEKGEKGQTRIENLEELVTATRQFSYNEEDEDLMPLQAFLSHAALEAGEGQADTWQDAVQLMTLHSAKGLEFPQVFIVGMEEGMFPSQMSLDEGGRLEEERRLAYVGVTRAMQKLTLTYAETRRLYGKEVYHRPSRFIGELPEECVEEVRLRASISRPVSHPRMGSPISETDTGYKLGQRVRHSKFGEGTIVNLEGSGEHSRLQVAFQGQGIKWLVAAYAKLETV, translated from the coding sequence ATGGACGTTTCTTACCTGCTCGACAGCCTTAATGACAAACAGCGTGACGCGGTTGCCGCCTCGCGCACCAACCTGCTGGTGCTGGCTGGGGCGGGCAGTGGTAAGACGCGCGTGCTGGTTCACCGTATCGCCTGGCTGCAGAGCGTAGAAAACTGCTCGCCGTACTCCATCATGGCGGTGACGTTCACCAACAAGGCGGCGGCAGAGATGCGCCACCGTATCGCCCAGCTGATGGGCACCAGCCAGGGCGGCATGTGGGTCGGCACCTTCCACGGTCTGGCGCACCGCCTGCTGCGCGCGCACCATATGGACGCCAACCTGCCGCAGGATTTTCAAATTCTCGACAGCGAAGACCAGCTCCGCCTGCTGAAGCGCCTGATCAAGGCGATGAACCTCGACGAGAAGCAGTGGCCGCCGCGTCAGGCGATGTGGTACATCAACGGCCAAAAGGACGAGGGGCTGCGCCCGCACCATATCCAGAGCTTCGGCAACCCGGTGGAGCAGACCTGGCAGAACGTCTACAAAGCCTATCAGGAAGCGTGCGATCGCGCCGGCCTGGTGGATTTCGCCGAGCTGCTGCTGCGCGCCCACGAGCTGTGGCTCAACAAGCCGCACATCCTGCAGCACTACCGCGAACGCTTCACCAACATCCTGGTGGACGAATTCCAGGATACCAACAACATCCAGTACGCGTGGATCCGCCTGCTGGCCGGCGATACCGGCAAGGTGATGATCGTGGGCGATGACGACCAGTCGATCTACGGCTGGCGCGGGGCGCAGGTAGAGAACATCCAGCGCTTCCTCAACGACTTCCCCGGCGCGCAAACCATCCGTCTGGAGCAGAACTACCGCTCAACCAGCAACATCCTGAGCGCGGCCAACGCCCTGATTGAGAACAACAACGGGCGTCTGGGTAAAAAGCTGTGGACCGACGGCGTCGACGGCGAGCCGATTTCGATTTACTGCGCGTTTAACGAGCTCGACGAAGCGCGCTTCGTGGTGAACCGCATTAAAACCTGGCAGGACAACGGCGGCGCGCTGGAGCAGTGCGCCATTCTCTACCGCAGCAACGCCCAGTCGCGCGTGCTGGAAGAGGCGCTCTTGCAGGTGGGCATGCCGTACCGCATATACGGCGGCATGCGCTTCTTCGAACGTCAGGAAATCAAAGACGCGCTCTCGTATCTGCGCCTCATTGCGAACCGTAACGACGACGCGGCGTTTGAGCGCGTGGTGAACACGCCTACGCGCGGCATCGGTGACCGCACGCTGGACGTGGTGCGCCAGGCCTCGCGCGACCGCCAGCTGACGCTGTGGCAGGCGTGCCGCGAGCTGCTGCAGGAAAAAGCACTCGCCGGACGTGCCGCCAGCGCGTTGCAGCGCTTCCTTGAGCTGATTGACGCCCTGGCGCAGGAAACCGTCGACATGCCGCTGCACGTGCAGACCGACCGGGTAATTAAAGACTCCGGCCTGCGCACCATGTACGAGCAGGAAAAAGGCGAGAAGGGCCAGACCCGTATTGAGAACTTAGAGGAGCTGGTCACGGCAACGCGCCAGTTCAGCTATAACGAAGAAGACGAAGACCTGATGCCGCTGCAGGCGTTCCTGTCGCATGCCGCGCTGGAGGCGGGGGAAGGGCAGGCGGACACCTGGCAGGATGCGGTTCAGCTGATGACGCTGCACTCCGCCAAAGGCCTGGAGTTCCCGCAGGTGTTTATCGTCGGGATGGAAGAGGGGATGTTCCCGAGCCAGATGTCGCTGGATGAAGGCGGTCGTCTGGAAGAGGAGCGTCGTCTGGCCTACGTGGGCGTGACGCGTGCGATGCAAAAGCTGACGCTAACCTACGCCGAAACCCGCCGCCTGTACGGAAAAGAGGTTTACCACCGTCCGTCGCGCTTCATCGGCGAACTGCCGGAGGAGTGCGTGGAAGAGGTGCGTCTGCGGGCCAGCATCAGCCGTCCGGTCAGCCATCCGCGTATGGGGTCACCGATCTCTGAAACCGACACCGGCTACAAGCTGGGCCAGCGCGTGCGTCATTCGAAATTTGGCGAAGGGACCATTGTGAATCTGGAAGGCAGCGGCGAGCACAGCCGCCTGCAGGTGGCGTTCCAGGGGCAGGGGATCAAATGGCTGGTGGCGGCCTATGCGAAGCTGGAAACAGTCTAA
- the yigB gene encoding 5-amino-6-(5-phospho-D-ribitylamino)uracil phosphatase YigB has product MRFYRPLGQISALTFDLDDTLYDNREVILRTEQESLAFVQNYHPALKAMQNKDFQTLRQSLRETEPDIYHDVTEWRRRAVEQAMLNAGLSAQDAAIGAEAAMENFAKWRSRIDVPQETHDTLAKLAEKWPLVAITNGNAQPELFGLSDYFEFVLRAGPHGRAKPFSDMYHLAAEKLNLPLGQILHVGDDLTTDVAGAIRCGMQACWIKPENADLMIASDSRLLPHVEISRLASLTTLI; this is encoded by the coding sequence ATGCGTTTTTACCGCCCACTGGGTCAGATCTCCGCGCTGACGTTTGACCTTGATGACACCCTTTATGACAACCGCGAGGTGATCCTGCGTACCGAGCAGGAGTCGCTGGCGTTTGTGCAGAACTACCATCCCGCGCTGAAGGCGATGCAGAACAAGGACTTCCAGACGCTGCGCCAGTCCCTGCGGGAGACCGAGCCGGATATATACCACGACGTGACCGAATGGCGTCGCCGCGCGGTGGAGCAGGCGATGCTGAACGCGGGTCTGAGTGCCCAGGATGCTGCCATCGGTGCCGAAGCGGCAATGGAAAACTTTGCCAAATGGCGTAGCCGTATCGACGTGCCGCAGGAGACCCACGACACGCTGGCGAAGCTTGCCGAAAAGTGGCCGCTGGTGGCCATCACCAACGGCAATGCCCAGCCGGAGCTGTTTGGCCTCAGCGATTACTTTGAATTCGTGCTGCGCGCAGGCCCACACGGGCGCGCGAAGCCGTTTAGCGATATGTATCATCTGGCGGCGGAAAAGCTGAATTTGCCGCTTGGCCAGATCCTGCACGTAGGGGATGACCTGACCACGGACGTGGCCGGAGCCATCCGCTGCGGCATGCAGGCCTGCTGGATCAAGCCGGAAAACGCCGACCTGATGATTGCCTCCGACAGCCGTCTTCTGCCGCACGTGGAAATTTCGCGGTTGGCATCCCTCACGACGCTGATATAA